From a single Oscarella lobularis chromosome 20, ooOscLobu1.1, whole genome shotgun sequence genomic region:
- the LOC136198874 gene encoding TNF receptor-associated factor 3-like, which yields MWLGKKALLERHMKDECQYRHFMISLIRCRVCSQDVSRGKLSEHLKLSCPEKDVSCEVPGCARQLKRKALSAHNRDSVVEHIAHITKAINETMKTLSSLQLPSDSAKATAAIESLRIQIDCVEKRQGIQLNQRIAEAENLARYTSSSNIWRRFALLTEEIQSRDAVIASYDVRLAQHDVRLAQHDAHLSEKHLMQGVLLWKITDVRRRQLEAASDEVPTVYSQPFYTSPCGYKMCARLSLHGEGVGKGTHLSLFFIVIRGEFDSLLSWPFRQEVTFVLIDQGPQRNHVSDAFCPNLSSPLSLQLPYEKMNISSGRPRFLPLAKLDSGTFIKDDCMFVKVQVDLSGIERPDERQ from the exons GGGAAAAAAAGCTCTACTCGAA CGTCACATGAAAGACGAGTGTCAGTATAGACATTTTATGATTTCGCTGATTAGATGTCGTGTCTGCTCGCAGGACGTTTCCCGAGGCAAG TTGTCTGAGCACTTGAAGCTGTCATGTCCAGAAAAAGACGTATCCTGTGAGGTACCTGGATGCGCTCGACAG CTAAAACGCAAAGCCCTCTCCGCACATAACCGAGATTCCGTAGTGGAACACATAGCTCACATCACAAAGGCCATCAACGAAACGATGAAGACTCTATCTTCACTCCAACTCCCAAGCGACAGTGCTAAAGCAACCGCCGCTATCGAATCTCTTCGCATCCAAATCGATTGCGTTGAGAAACGTCAAGGCATCCAATTGAATCAGAGAATCGCCGAGGCAGAAAATTTGGCTCGTTACACGAGCAGCAGCAATATCTGGCGTCGCTTTGCATTGCTCACCGAAGAAATCCAGAGCAGAGATGCGGTCATCGCTTCGTACGACGTCCGCCTAGCTCAACACGACGTTCGCCTAGCCCAACACGACGCTCATCTCTCTGAAAAGCATCTCATGCAAGGCGTTCTGCTCTGGAAAATCACCGACgtcagacgacgacaactcGAAGCGGCATCGGACGAAGTCCCTACTGTCTATTCCCAGCCCTTCTACACGTCCCCGTGCGGCTACAAGATGTGCGCGCGTCTCTCTTTACATGGCGAGGGTGTGGGCAAGGGCACGCACTTGTCCTTGTTTTTTATCGTGATAAGGGGCGAAttcgattcgcttctctCGTGGCCCTTTCGCCAGGAGGTTACGTTCGTTTTGATTGATCAGGGGCCCCAGCGAAATCACGTTTCCGACGCGTTTTGTCCCAATCTTTCGTCGCCATTGTCGTTGCAGCTACCATATGAGAAGATGAATATTTCAAGCGGGCGTCCGCGTTTCTTGCCCCTGGCAAAGCTCGACAGTGGGACGTTTATCAAGGACGATTGCATGTTTGTGAAAGTTCAAGTCGACTTGTCGGGTATTGAGCGACCTGATGAACGCCAGTAG